From one Odontesthes bonariensis isolate fOdoBon6 chromosome 14, fOdoBon6.hap1, whole genome shotgun sequence genomic stretch:
- the LOC142398496 gene encoding uncharacterized protein LOC142398496 isoform X1 yields the protein MDPGGTMEIAALGRPFALGMLYDCRKDSLVPGMTLWDRDDLMKHIGDRAQNYNDFQIVASESIEDKSSALNVDASLKASFLSGLVEVGGSAKYLNDNKNSKNQARVTLSYKATTNFQELSMDHLGDVKHPRVFEKGLATHVVTAILYGAQAFFVFDREVSERENHQDVRGNLKIIIKKIPLLAVEGEGSLELKDEEKEKVEKLSCRFFGDFCLQKTPTTFQDAIQVYQSLPKLLGTRGENTVPVKVWMLPLTSLDSSAAKLVRQISVRLVQQAQRVLEDFSELEIRCNDALKTPAVQQFPQIGEKLQLFKELCSEFKMDFQQILAKKLPSIRGGGEEEAVLAEILKKRLSSPFNNRNLKQWMDFKEREIYILVSFTEKMTGTKILPSQSHLFKEVHSVERAVCFVFTSLGSDEPYLSALSNYLKGTQPEDPQDPQSHDVEKEQWYASKEVMDAMRTKAKLFSDFAEANKENKNTKFLTAGLTDETHKGSTIYLYKDGFTVSENFEPPSKPESVTAADISPNSVTLKISPPRYGTENITSYSAEFCVSGEDEWKQKEGKEAGGFTVSGLRPNTEYVFRCRAVTPLGGGPAFVVSDLIKTKKRLSDAVREKSKQLEPPAGPLPAYVIPLTEKEINIKGCRCFSYGEESRKPNRTIMVLGAPGAGKSTLINGMINHILGVEWYDSYRFVLVNEDQSKSQAHSQTSEVTVYKINHQEGFRIEHSLTIVDTPGFGDTRGIERDREITEQLRNLFSTQLGVSEIDAVCFVAQASSARLTPTQKYVFDSVLSIFGKDVAENIRILVTFADGQPPPVLEGIRESGVPCPKGKDGLPLHFKFNNSALFADNRSAAAGSRSEDDDDDGNVDQMFWNMGTNSMKRFFAALNLMETKSLTLTKQVLRERKQLEVSVESLQKQVRLGLAKLGEIKETSEKLKEHEAEIRRNENYLFSTNMKKMYHSTIKKVTVQQMMGKLEAEYDDLQLEVVNLMEKSAECLNRLQEIALRPNPLSTPENIDLLIEGEKSEAKPGWNKRVESLMEMKEKAEIMMKVEKGENLLQRS from the coding sequence gAATGACTCTGTGGGACCGCGATGACCTGATGAAACATATAGGAGACAGAGCACAAAACTATAATGATTTTCAAATAGTCGCTTCTGAATCAATTGAGGACAAATCGTCTGCACTAAATGTTGATGCATCCCTGAAGGCAAGTTTCCTGAGTGGACTGGTTGAGGTTGGAGGATCTGCCAAATATCTGAATGACAACAAGAACTCTAAAAACCAGGCCAGGGTAACTCTGAGCTACAAGGCAACTACAAATTTCCAGGAGCTGTCAATGGATCATCTTGGAGATGTGAAGCATCCACGTGTCTTTGAAAAGGGATTAGCAACACATGTAGTCACAGCTATTCTTTACGGGGCACAGGCTTTCTTTGTGTTCGACCGTGAAGTTTCTGAAAGAGAAAATCATCAAGATGTTCGCGGAAATTTGAAGAttatcataaaaaaaatcccactcCTTGCTGTTGAGGGTGAAGGATCCCTAGAGTTGAAGgatgaggaaaaagagaaagttgAAAAATTATCCTGCAGATTCTTTGGAGACTTCTGCCTTCAGAAAACTCCAACAACCTTCCAGGATGCCATCCAGGTTTATCAAAGCCTGCCAAAGTTACTGGGAACAAGGGGAGAAAACACCGTACCAGTGAAGGTCTGGATGTTGCCTCTGACAAGCTTAGACTCTTCTGCTGCTAAACTGGTCCGTCAGATCAGTGTTCGGTTAGTTCAACAGGCACAGCGGGTCCTGGAGGACTTCAGTGAGCTGGAAATCAGGTGCAATGACGCCCTGAAAACCCCCGCTGTGCAACAGTTCCCACAGATTGGTGAAAAACTTCAACTTTTTAAAGAATTGTGCTCCGAGTTCAAGATGGACTTTCAACAAATTCTGGCAAAAAAGCTTCCATCGAtccgaggaggaggagaagaagaagctgtgCTGGCAGAGATCCTGAAGAAGAGACTTTCTTCACCTTTCAACAACAGAAACCTGAAACAGTGGATGGACTTTAAAGAGAGAGAAATCTACATCCTGGTGTCTTTTACAGAGAAGATGACAGGTACAAAGATCCTCCCATCTCAGAGTCATCTGTTTAAGGAAGTTCACAGTGTAGAACGTGCTGTGTGCTTTGTCTTCACCTCGTTGGGAAGTGATGAGCCGTACCTCTCAGCTTTATCAAACTACCTGAAAGGAACCCAACCAGAAGATCCTCAAGATCCACAGAGTCACGATGTAGAGAAGGAACAGTGGTACGCCTCAAAGGAAGTGATGGATGCAATGAGAACCAAAGCCAAGCTCTTCAGTGATTTTGCAGAAGCCAACAAGGAGAACAAGAACACAAAGTTCCTGACAGCGGGTTTAACAGATGAAACACACAAAGGTTCAACCATCTACCTTTATAAAGATGGCTTCACTGTCAGTGAGAACTTTGAGCCTCCTTCAAAGCCTGAAAGTGTGACAGCAGCCGACATAAGCCCTAACAGTGTGACTCTGAAGATTTCTCCTCCCAGATATGGAACAGAGAACATCACCTCCTACTCTGCTGAGTTCTGTGTCAGTGGAGAGGATGAATGGAAACAGAAGGAGGGGAAAGAAGCTGGAGGATTCACAGTGAGCGGCCTGAGGCCAAACACAGAGTATGTGTTCAGATGCAGAGCAGTGACCCCGCTGGGTGGTGGACCTGCCTTTGTAGTCAGTGACCTCATTAAAACTAAAAAACGGCTCAGTGATGCTGTCAGAGAAAAAAGCAAACAACTGGAACCACCGGCAGGGCCTCTACCAGCTTATGTGATTCCACTGACAGAAAAAGAGATCAATATAAAAGGATGCAGGTGTTTCAGTTATGGGGAAGAATCCAGAAAACCTAACCGCACCATCATGGTTCTCGGAGCCCCTGGTGCAGGGAAGTCGACTCTTATCAACGGGATGATAAATCACATTCTTGGTGTTGAATGGTATGACTCATATCGGTTTGTGTTGGTTAATGAGGACCAGTCAAAATCACAAGCTCACAGCCAGACTTCTGAAGTTACTGTGTACAAAATCAATCACCAGGAGGGTTTCAGAATAGAACACTCACTGACCATTGTGGACACTCCAGGCTTTGGAGACACCAGAGGCatagaaagagacagagagatcACCGAGCAGCTGCGTAATCTCTTCTCTACTCAGCTCGGTGTCTCTGAGATCGATGCTGTGTGTTTTGTAGCTCAGGCTTCTTCAGCACGACTTACACCAACACAGAAATATGTGTTTGATTCAGTGCTCTCAATCTTTGGCAAAGATGTAGCAGAAAACATCAGGATTCTGGTGACGTTTGCAGACGGCCAGCCACCACCAGTTCTAGAGGGGATCAGAGAGTCTGGTGTACCGTGTCCTAAAGGAAAAGATGGACTTCCACTTCACTTCAAATTCAACAATTCAGCATTGTTTGCAGATAACAGATCAGCTgcagcaggcagcaggagtgaggatgatgatgatgatggaaacGTTGATCAGATGTTTTGGAACATGGGGACAAACAGCATGAAGAGATTTTTTGCTGCTCTAAATCTCATGGAAACCAAAAGCTTGACACTGACAAAGCAGGtcctgagagagagaaaacagctgGAGGTCTCAGTTGAGAGTTTGCAGAAGCAGGTCAGACTGGGTTTAGCCAAGCTTGGAGAGATAAAAGAGACGAGTGAAAAACTCAAAGAACATGAAGCAGAGATCCGCAGAAATGAGAATTACCTTTTCAGTACCAACATGAAGAAGATGTACCACAGTACCATAAAGAAGGTGACTGTGCAGCAAATGATGGGAAAGCTGGAGGCTGAATATGATGATTTACAGCTTGAAGTGGTGAACCTGATGGAGAAATCTGCTGAGTGTCTGAACAGACTTCAGGAGATAGCACTGAGGCCAAATCCTCTCTCTACTCCAGAGAACATTGACCTGCTGATTGAAGGGGAGAAATCAGAGGCCAAACCAGGCTGGAACAAACGAGTTGAGTCACTGATGGagatgaaagaaaaagcagagaTCATGATGAAAGTAGAGAAGGGAGAGAATCTTTTACAGCGTTCATAA
- the LOC142398496 gene encoding uncharacterized protein LOC142398496 isoform X2 has translation MTLWDRDDLMKHIGDRAQNYNDFQIVASESIEDKSSALNVDASLKASFLSGLVEVGGSAKYLNDNKNSKNQARVTLSYKATTNFQELSMDHLGDVKHPRVFEKGLATHVVTAILYGAQAFFVFDREVSERENHQDVRGNLKIIIKKIPLLAVEGEGSLELKDEEKEKVEKLSCRFFGDFCLQKTPTTFQDAIQVYQSLPKLLGTRGENTVPVKVWMLPLTSLDSSAAKLVRQISVRLVQQAQRVLEDFSELEIRCNDALKTPAVQQFPQIGEKLQLFKELCSEFKMDFQQILAKKLPSIRGGGEEEAVLAEILKKRLSSPFNNRNLKQWMDFKEREIYILVSFTEKMTGTKILPSQSHLFKEVHSVERAVCFVFTSLGSDEPYLSALSNYLKGTQPEDPQDPQSHDVEKEQWYASKEVMDAMRTKAKLFSDFAEANKENKNTKFLTAGLTDETHKGSTIYLYKDGFTVSENFEPPSKPESVTAADISPNSVTLKISPPRYGTENITSYSAEFCVSGEDEWKQKEGKEAGGFTVSGLRPNTEYVFRCRAVTPLGGGPAFVVSDLIKTKKRLSDAVREKSKQLEPPAGPLPAYVIPLTEKEINIKGCRCFSYGEESRKPNRTIMVLGAPGAGKSTLINGMINHILGVEWYDSYRFVLVNEDQSKSQAHSQTSEVTVYKINHQEGFRIEHSLTIVDTPGFGDTRGIERDREITEQLRNLFSTQLGVSEIDAVCFVAQASSARLTPTQKYVFDSVLSIFGKDVAENIRILVTFADGQPPPVLEGIRESGVPCPKGKDGLPLHFKFNNSALFADNRSAAAGSRSEDDDDDGNVDQMFWNMGTNSMKRFFAALNLMETKSLTLTKQVLRERKQLEVSVESLQKQVRLGLAKLGEIKETSEKLKEHEAEIRRNENYLFSTNMKKMYHSTIKKVTVQQMMGKLEAEYDDLQLEVVNLMEKSAECLNRLQEIALRPNPLSTPENIDLLIEGEKSEAKPGWNKRVESLMEMKEKAEIMMKVEKGENLLQRS, from the coding sequence ATGACTCTGTGGGACCGCGATGACCTGATGAAACATATAGGAGACAGAGCACAAAACTATAATGATTTTCAAATAGTCGCTTCTGAATCAATTGAGGACAAATCGTCTGCACTAAATGTTGATGCATCCCTGAAGGCAAGTTTCCTGAGTGGACTGGTTGAGGTTGGAGGATCTGCCAAATATCTGAATGACAACAAGAACTCTAAAAACCAGGCCAGGGTAACTCTGAGCTACAAGGCAACTACAAATTTCCAGGAGCTGTCAATGGATCATCTTGGAGATGTGAAGCATCCACGTGTCTTTGAAAAGGGATTAGCAACACATGTAGTCACAGCTATTCTTTACGGGGCACAGGCTTTCTTTGTGTTCGACCGTGAAGTTTCTGAAAGAGAAAATCATCAAGATGTTCGCGGAAATTTGAAGAttatcataaaaaaaatcccactcCTTGCTGTTGAGGGTGAAGGATCCCTAGAGTTGAAGgatgaggaaaaagagaaagttgAAAAATTATCCTGCAGATTCTTTGGAGACTTCTGCCTTCAGAAAACTCCAACAACCTTCCAGGATGCCATCCAGGTTTATCAAAGCCTGCCAAAGTTACTGGGAACAAGGGGAGAAAACACCGTACCAGTGAAGGTCTGGATGTTGCCTCTGACAAGCTTAGACTCTTCTGCTGCTAAACTGGTCCGTCAGATCAGTGTTCGGTTAGTTCAACAGGCACAGCGGGTCCTGGAGGACTTCAGTGAGCTGGAAATCAGGTGCAATGACGCCCTGAAAACCCCCGCTGTGCAACAGTTCCCACAGATTGGTGAAAAACTTCAACTTTTTAAAGAATTGTGCTCCGAGTTCAAGATGGACTTTCAACAAATTCTGGCAAAAAAGCTTCCATCGAtccgaggaggaggagaagaagaagctgtgCTGGCAGAGATCCTGAAGAAGAGACTTTCTTCACCTTTCAACAACAGAAACCTGAAACAGTGGATGGACTTTAAAGAGAGAGAAATCTACATCCTGGTGTCTTTTACAGAGAAGATGACAGGTACAAAGATCCTCCCATCTCAGAGTCATCTGTTTAAGGAAGTTCACAGTGTAGAACGTGCTGTGTGCTTTGTCTTCACCTCGTTGGGAAGTGATGAGCCGTACCTCTCAGCTTTATCAAACTACCTGAAAGGAACCCAACCAGAAGATCCTCAAGATCCACAGAGTCACGATGTAGAGAAGGAACAGTGGTACGCCTCAAAGGAAGTGATGGATGCAATGAGAACCAAAGCCAAGCTCTTCAGTGATTTTGCAGAAGCCAACAAGGAGAACAAGAACACAAAGTTCCTGACAGCGGGTTTAACAGATGAAACACACAAAGGTTCAACCATCTACCTTTATAAAGATGGCTTCACTGTCAGTGAGAACTTTGAGCCTCCTTCAAAGCCTGAAAGTGTGACAGCAGCCGACATAAGCCCTAACAGTGTGACTCTGAAGATTTCTCCTCCCAGATATGGAACAGAGAACATCACCTCCTACTCTGCTGAGTTCTGTGTCAGTGGAGAGGATGAATGGAAACAGAAGGAGGGGAAAGAAGCTGGAGGATTCACAGTGAGCGGCCTGAGGCCAAACACAGAGTATGTGTTCAGATGCAGAGCAGTGACCCCGCTGGGTGGTGGACCTGCCTTTGTAGTCAGTGACCTCATTAAAACTAAAAAACGGCTCAGTGATGCTGTCAGAGAAAAAAGCAAACAACTGGAACCACCGGCAGGGCCTCTACCAGCTTATGTGATTCCACTGACAGAAAAAGAGATCAATATAAAAGGATGCAGGTGTTTCAGTTATGGGGAAGAATCCAGAAAACCTAACCGCACCATCATGGTTCTCGGAGCCCCTGGTGCAGGGAAGTCGACTCTTATCAACGGGATGATAAATCACATTCTTGGTGTTGAATGGTATGACTCATATCGGTTTGTGTTGGTTAATGAGGACCAGTCAAAATCACAAGCTCACAGCCAGACTTCTGAAGTTACTGTGTACAAAATCAATCACCAGGAGGGTTTCAGAATAGAACACTCACTGACCATTGTGGACACTCCAGGCTTTGGAGACACCAGAGGCatagaaagagacagagagatcACCGAGCAGCTGCGTAATCTCTTCTCTACTCAGCTCGGTGTCTCTGAGATCGATGCTGTGTGTTTTGTAGCTCAGGCTTCTTCAGCACGACTTACACCAACACAGAAATATGTGTTTGATTCAGTGCTCTCAATCTTTGGCAAAGATGTAGCAGAAAACATCAGGATTCTGGTGACGTTTGCAGACGGCCAGCCACCACCAGTTCTAGAGGGGATCAGAGAGTCTGGTGTACCGTGTCCTAAAGGAAAAGATGGACTTCCACTTCACTTCAAATTCAACAATTCAGCATTGTTTGCAGATAACAGATCAGCTgcagcaggcagcaggagtgaggatgatgatgatgatggaaacGTTGATCAGATGTTTTGGAACATGGGGACAAACAGCATGAAGAGATTTTTTGCTGCTCTAAATCTCATGGAAACCAAAAGCTTGACACTGACAAAGCAGGtcctgagagagagaaaacagctgGAGGTCTCAGTTGAGAGTTTGCAGAAGCAGGTCAGACTGGGTTTAGCCAAGCTTGGAGAGATAAAAGAGACGAGTGAAAAACTCAAAGAACATGAAGCAGAGATCCGCAGAAATGAGAATTACCTTTTCAGTACCAACATGAAGAAGATGTACCACAGTACCATAAAGAAGGTGACTGTGCAGCAAATGATGGGAAAGCTGGAGGCTGAATATGATGATTTACAGCTTGAAGTGGTGAACCTGATGGAGAAATCTGCTGAGTGTCTGAACAGACTTCAGGAGATAGCACTGAGGCCAAATCCTCTCTCTACTCCAGAGAACATTGACCTGCTGATTGAAGGGGAGAAATCAGAGGCCAAACCAGGCTGGAACAAACGAGTTGAGTCACTGATGGagatgaaagaaaaagcagagaTCATGATGAAAGTAGAGAAGGGAGAGAATCTTTTACAGCGTTCATAA